TTTATACCATGTTTCCAATTATATCTCGCATCTCCATTTAATAACAAAATGCTTCGAGGATTTAAAAGTAACTCATGCTTTTCCTGATCTTTTGAAAATTGCATGACACAAGAAGATAACAGACTCACGGAAATTATTATATCTTCAAAACAGGGTATACAATCTATATGGTTTGATATTCCTTGTCCAGGTTCATATTCATTGATAATAACCTGATCAAAAGAATTTTTAAGATTAAAATTCTTTTTAATTTTTCCCTCCAATGAAATAAGCCAATCGGGTAGCTTGCCTATTTTTAAATCTTGATCAATATTTTTTTTCTTGTAATCATAAATATATCCATAATGCTGAACTCTCCGCTTCAAATTTGTATCCCAGATCGCATTATCTATTTCTGACACAATTAAACTCTCTTCTTCAATACTTAAAAAATCATCTTGATAAGCAAGCCCAGTTATAATATTATTCTTCATCTTCAATGGTTAAAATATATCTTAAAAAGTCTATGAAATTTTTATAAATAGGTTTATATCCAGATTCCAATTCATTAGAAAACCATACCGAATCTTCATCTTTTTGCGTTGCATGATAACCATAAAAAGTAATTTCGTCTTTACTATGAAACATAAGATCTGCTAATATATATATATTTGATTTATTAAGTAAGGGAGATGTAAGAAGACTTGGATTCAACCAATCATCAAAGCCAAAAATACCAATATCAAAGTCATTACCGTAAATATTACATCCTCCATATTCACTTAAAAAATAAAAATAGGCATCATCATTTATAAATTCGGCATCTTTCATTATAGTGATTGTTTCATCTTTCCAAAGATGTTTTATTCTTTTTTCATTTCCAGTTTTAACATTATATTTTGTAGCTATATCTTTTATAAGGTTATCTACCTCAATGATCTTATTAATCATAATATTTTATTTTTTAAAAATTAAAGTTACACCTTTCCCGTCTTCCATTGAACCTGCAGATCTATCTTTTTGCGTCATTTTATGTTCATATCCTGGAAAATTTTTACTATCAAACAATTTCTTAGACTCTAAAACAAAGTTATTAGTCTGTTCTTCCGGTTTCCACCTACCTACATATCTATTATCTGCAAAGCTTACAATAACCTTTCCTCCTTTTTTTACTACTCTATCCGCTTCTTTAAAAAAGCTTTTTAGTAAAATCTTATTATTTGTTGTACCTCCCCTTGTTTCTTCTTTTACCCATGGAAAGTTAAAAACAATTATTTCAAAATAATTAGGTTCATAACTCATACTTGTAGCATCTATATTATATTCTATTACAGTTCCTAGTTTGTTATGTTCCTTAATATTTTTGTCCCTATCCTTATATTTTGTATCTTAAGAATCATAAGATGTAGCAATCATTCTGTTTTGAATAGCTAAAGTCTTAGCTAAACTTAACGAAAAACTAAAGTTAGCCTCTCCAACCAAAAGTATTTTATTTCCTTCACTAGGATTAAAATCATCTGCTTTTAAAATTTCTGTAGGAGTATATTTTTTAGGGTTTACCTCACCATGTACATGAACCTTTATTCCTTTTTCAACTTTTTTATCTACTACAATTTTTAACTCCTTTAATTTATATCTGTTTTTAATATCATGTAGTTTACATTCTATTGCAGCTTGGTCCACACCTGATTTTAATAACGTATGAGATTCTGATAATGCATCGTCTAAATCCCTTTTCTTTTCTTCAGTAGTACGAAGGTCTTCTCCCTTTTTCTCCTTCTTATCTTTCTTGCTGCCAACACCAATCTTCCCAAGCAATCCTTTAGCCTTCCCTTTCACAAAGTTCCAGAACTTCACAATTGCATTTTCAATACGCTGGCGTATTTTTCGGATAACGCCCAGTACTTTATCTGCCAATTCCCAATAACGAGGCTAAAAAGCCAATCAGTACAGGAACTGCTCTTCCCAATGCGTTTTCTATCAATTTGGTTTCCACCCCCACATTTCCTTTTATACTATCGGTAAATGGTTTTATCAGCTCCATTTTTATAAATAAACCTGTTTAAACTTTTTAAAGAAAAAGCTCCGCAAAGCTGAAAACTTATCGGAGCCATATGATTTTTGTTTTTATTTACCAAGTTCTACTGTCAATTTCAAAAGAATTTTTCAAAATATGTTGTTTTATTTCATCTAAACTTTCTTCCATACTTATATAATTTTGAGATTCCTCATTAACATCTCCGACAACATACTCATAATCAACAAACTTAGATATTTTAGCTATAAGTTCTTTGTGCCTATCATCTTCAAATACAGTATCTTTTCGAGCAAAGGAGACCT
This genomic window from Chryseobacterium sp. MEBOG06 contains:
- a CDS encoding alpha-ketoglutarate-dependent dioxygenase AlkB gives rise to the protein MKNNIITGLAYQDDFLSIEEESLIVSEIDNAIWDTNLKRRVQHYGYIYDYKKKNIDQDLKIGKLPDWLISLEGKIKKNFNLKNSFDQVIINEYEPGQGISNHIDCIPCFEDIIISVSLLSSCVMQFSKDQEKHELLLNPRSILLLNGDARYNWKHGIKAVKNDKWLNTIIPRERRISITFRKIK